A DNA window from Anastrepha obliqua isolate idAnaObli1 chromosome 5, idAnaObli1_1.0, whole genome shotgun sequence contains the following coding sequences:
- the LOC129249192 gene encoding nicotinate phosphoribosyltransferase isoform X1 has translation MGDREQQSCNSGGQFMDRGRMNQNGVVQPLLTDLYQITMAYAYWKSGKTVDHAVFDLFFRTNPFHGEFTIFAGLEECLKFLDSFHYSDSDIEYLRQTLPEGVENEFFNYLASLTAKDVTLYAIDEGTVAFPRVPIIKVEGPLIIVQLLETTLLTLVNYASLMATNAARYRMVAGKHVKLLEFGLRRAQGPDGGLSASKYSYTGGFDGTSNVLAGKLFNIPVKGTHAHAYITSFSGIGELKTRLLRHKTTGITGDLLDHAVRHRQALAHVLDVSQEESSEGELAAMVSYAIAFPDGFMALVDTYDVKSKVQTSKSNKDNSTTDNKIQTNLSQLNGHNLPEAANKHVTYNNLQAATINGGAYVGDLVEHNSTKSSSILNSTSKSNMIIRNKISVQSPNDPKNPTSNQTISSSPPSAYLPKSVEKSFRSGLLNFCAVALGLNDLGYHAVGIRIDSGDLAYLSCLARETFEKVAECFKVPWFNKLTIVASNDINEDTILSLNEQGHKIDCFGIGTHLVTCQRQPALGCVYKLVEINGQPRIKLSQDVEKVTMPGHKNAFRLYSADGHALIDLLQKVTEPPPSVGQKVLCRHPFQESKRAYVIPTHVELLYKIYWKDGKIVQQLPTLEQVREKVQISLKTLRNDHKRTLNPTPYKVAVSDNLYNFIHDLWLQNAPIGELS, from the exons atttatacCAGATAACTATGGCTTATGCTTATTGGAAGTCAGGCAAAACTGTCGACCACGCTGTGTTTGACTTGTTTTTCCGCACAAATCCGTTTCACGGGGAATTCACTATATTTGCTGGATTGGAGGAATGTCTCAAGTTTTTGGACAGTTTTCATTATTCCGATAGcg ATATTGAATACCTCCGACAGACACTACCCGAAGGTGTAGAAAATGAGTTTTTTAACTACTTGGCCAGTTTGACAGCAAAAGATGTTACTTTATATGCCATTGACGAGGGTACAGTAGCCTTTCCAAG GGTCCCCATTATCAAAGTTGAAGGCCCCTTGATAATTGTGCAGTTACTGGAGACAACATTATTAACACTGGTAAATTATGCGAG TTTAATGGCTACGAATGCGGCACGTTATCGCATGGTGGCTGGGAAGCATGTAAAGCTGTTGGAATTTGGCTTACGACGCGCTCAAGGACCCGATGGCGGGCTATCGGCTTCAAAATATTCCTACACAG GTGGTTTCGATGGCACTTCCAATGTACTGGCAGGAAAGCTTTTCAACATACCTGTTAAGGGCACTCATGCTCATGCTTACATAACTTCATTTTCCGGTATTGGCGAGTTAAAGACGCGTTTGTTAAGGCACAAGACAACAG GTATTACCGGTGATCTGCTGGATCATGCAGTGCGACATCGCCAGGCGTTGGCACATGTACTCGATGTATCACAAGAGGAGTCAAGCGAAGGCGAGCTGGCGGCAATGGTGTCCTACGCAATAGCATTTCCAGATGGATTCATGGCGCTTGTCGATACGTATGATGTTAAGAG CAAAGTTCAAActtcaaaatcaaataaagacaacagtacaacagataACAAAATTCAAACCAACTTATCACAATTAAACGGGCACAATCTTCCGGAGGCGGCTAATAAACATGTCACCTATAATAACCTTCAAGCTGCTACTATTAACGGCGGAGCATATGTTGGTGATTTAGTGGAGCATAATTCAACTAAGTCAAGTTCGATTTTGAATTCAACCAGTAAATCTAACATGATTATCCGAAACAAAATTTCTGTACAATCGCCGAATGATCCCAAAAATCCTACGTCTAATCAGACTATATCCTCATCTCCTCCAAGCGCGTATCTGCCAAAAAGTGTCGAGAAGTCATTCAG AAGCGGGCTTCTGAATTTCTGTGCTGTCGCCTTGGGACTCAACGATTTGGGCTATCATGCGGTTGGTATCCGTATTGATTCCGGGGATTTGGCGTATTTATCTTGTTTGGCGCGCGAAACATTCGAAAAGGTAGCTGAATGTTTCAAGGTGCCATGGTTCAATAAATTGACAATTGTAGCATCGAATGACATTAATGAAGATACTATTCTCAGTTTGAATGAACAAGGACATAAAATTGATTGCTTCGGTATCGGTACTCATTTGG TAACTTGTCAACGACAGCCAGCCCTCGGTTGCGTTTATAAACTGGTGGAAATAAATGGACAGCCGCGTATTAAATTGAGTCAAGATGTCGAGAAGGTCACCATGCCAGGGCATAAAAACGCATTCAG ATTATATAGCGCCGACGGCCATGCTTTGATTGATTTGCTGCAGAAAGTTACGGAACCACCACCGAGTGTTGGTCAGAAAGTCTTATGCCGCCATCCGTTCCAAGAATCAAAGCGGGCCTATGTGATTCCAACACATGTTGAGTTATTGTACAAAATCTATTGGAAGGATGGTAAAATTGTGCAACAGCTGCCGACCTTGGAACAAGTTCGCGAAAAAGTGCAGATTTCTCTTAAGACCTTGCGGAATGATCACAAACGCACACTCAATCCAACACCCTACAAG GTGGCTGTGAGCGATAATTTGTATAATTTCATTCACGATTTGTGGTTGCAAAACGCACCGATCGGGGAACTTTCATGA
- the LOC129249192 gene encoding nicotinate phosphoribosyltransferase isoform X2 — protein MGDREQQSCNSGGQFMDRGRMNQNGVVQPLLTDLYQITMAYAYWKSGKTVDHAVFDLFFRTNPFHGEFTIFAGLEECLKFLDSFHYSDSDIEYLRQTLPEGVENEFFNYLASLTAKDVTLYAIDEGTVAFPRVPIIKVEGPLIIVQLLETTLLTLVNYASLMATNAARYRMVAGKHVKLLEFGLRRAQGPDGGLSASKYSYTGGFDGTSNVLAGKLFNIPVKGTHAHAYITSFSGIGELKTRLLRHKTTGITGDLLDHAVRHRQALAHVLDVSQEESSEGELAAMVSYAIAFPDGFMALVDTYDVKRSGLLNFCAVALGLNDLGYHAVGIRIDSGDLAYLSCLARETFEKVAECFKVPWFNKLTIVASNDINEDTILSLNEQGHKIDCFGIGTHLVTCQRQPALGCVYKLVEINGQPRIKLSQDVEKVTMPGHKNAFRLYSADGHALIDLLQKVTEPPPSVGQKVLCRHPFQESKRAYVIPTHVELLYKIYWKDGKIVQQLPTLEQVREKVQISLKTLRNDHKRTLNPTPYKVAVSDNLYNFIHDLWLQNAPIGELS, from the exons atttatacCAGATAACTATGGCTTATGCTTATTGGAAGTCAGGCAAAACTGTCGACCACGCTGTGTTTGACTTGTTTTTCCGCACAAATCCGTTTCACGGGGAATTCACTATATTTGCTGGATTGGAGGAATGTCTCAAGTTTTTGGACAGTTTTCATTATTCCGATAGcg ATATTGAATACCTCCGACAGACACTACCCGAAGGTGTAGAAAATGAGTTTTTTAACTACTTGGCCAGTTTGACAGCAAAAGATGTTACTTTATATGCCATTGACGAGGGTACAGTAGCCTTTCCAAG GGTCCCCATTATCAAAGTTGAAGGCCCCTTGATAATTGTGCAGTTACTGGAGACAACATTATTAACACTGGTAAATTATGCGAG TTTAATGGCTACGAATGCGGCACGTTATCGCATGGTGGCTGGGAAGCATGTAAAGCTGTTGGAATTTGGCTTACGACGCGCTCAAGGACCCGATGGCGGGCTATCGGCTTCAAAATATTCCTACACAG GTGGTTTCGATGGCACTTCCAATGTACTGGCAGGAAAGCTTTTCAACATACCTGTTAAGGGCACTCATGCTCATGCTTACATAACTTCATTTTCCGGTATTGGCGAGTTAAAGACGCGTTTGTTAAGGCACAAGACAACAG GTATTACCGGTGATCTGCTGGATCATGCAGTGCGACATCGCCAGGCGTTGGCACATGTACTCGATGTATCACAAGAGGAGTCAAGCGAAGGCGAGCTGGCGGCAATGGTGTCCTACGCAATAGCATTTCCAGATGGATTCATGGCGCTTGTCGATACGTATGATGTTAAGAG AAGCGGGCTTCTGAATTTCTGTGCTGTCGCCTTGGGACTCAACGATTTGGGCTATCATGCGGTTGGTATCCGTATTGATTCCGGGGATTTGGCGTATTTATCTTGTTTGGCGCGCGAAACATTCGAAAAGGTAGCTGAATGTTTCAAGGTGCCATGGTTCAATAAATTGACAATTGTAGCATCGAATGACATTAATGAAGATACTATTCTCAGTTTGAATGAACAAGGACATAAAATTGATTGCTTCGGTATCGGTACTCATTTGG TAACTTGTCAACGACAGCCAGCCCTCGGTTGCGTTTATAAACTGGTGGAAATAAATGGACAGCCGCGTATTAAATTGAGTCAAGATGTCGAGAAGGTCACCATGCCAGGGCATAAAAACGCATTCAG ATTATATAGCGCCGACGGCCATGCTTTGATTGATTTGCTGCAGAAAGTTACGGAACCACCACCGAGTGTTGGTCAGAAAGTCTTATGCCGCCATCCGTTCCAAGAATCAAAGCGGGCCTATGTGATTCCAACACATGTTGAGTTATTGTACAAAATCTATTGGAAGGATGGTAAAATTGTGCAACAGCTGCCGACCTTGGAACAAGTTCGCGAAAAAGTGCAGATTTCTCTTAAGACCTTGCGGAATGATCACAAACGCACACTCAATCCAACACCCTACAAG GTGGCTGTGAGCGATAATTTGTATAATTTCATTCACGATTTGTGGTTGCAAAACGCACCGATCGGGGAACTTTCATGA